One Microcebus murinus isolate Inina chromosome 10, M.murinus_Inina_mat1.0, whole genome shotgun sequence DNA segment encodes these proteins:
- the LOC142873387 gene encoding retinol dehydrogenase 16-like isoform X1: MWLYLAVLVGLYYLVRWHRERQVVSHLRDKYVFITGCDSGFGNLLARQLDMRGMRVLAACLTEKGAEQLRAQTSDRLETVTLDVTKTESISAAAQWVKERVGDRGLWGLVNNAGISEPSALNEWLTKQDFVTTLDVNLLGMIEVTLSLLPLVRKARGRVVNVSSIAGRLSIIGGGYSISKYGIEAFSDSLRPLNSVPSACLSPRRELAPFGVKVAIIEPGAFKTNMNNTERILLNVQAVWDRARPEIKEIYGEKYLASYLKLLSSRLLPECKENLSEVTDCMEHALTACHPRTRYSAGWDAKLFYLPMSYMPTFLGDTILTWVLPRPAKAL; this comes from the exons ATGTGGCTGTACCTGGCTGTCCTCGTGGGCCTGTACTACCTTGTGCGTTGGCACCGGGAGAGGCAGGTGGTGAGCCACCTCCGAGACAAGTACGTCTTCATCACGGGCTGTGACTCTGGCTTCGGGAACCTGCTGGCCAGACAGCTGGACATGCGTGGCATGAGGGTGCTGGCTGCGTGTCTGACGGAGAAGGGGGCCGAGCAGCTGAGAGCCCAGACGTCAGACAGGCTGGAGACGGTGACTCTGGATGTCACCAAGACGGAGAGCATCTCTGCAGCTGCCCAGTGGGTGAAGGAGCGTGTAGGGGACAGAG gaCTCTGGGGCCTGGTGAACAACGCTGGCATCTCCGAGCCCTCGGCCCTCAACGAGTGGCTGACCAAACAAGACTTTGTGACCACACTGGATGTGAACCTGCTGGGGATGATCGAGGTGACTCTGAGCCTGCTGCCCTTAGTGAGGAAGGCGAGGGGCCGCGTGGTCAACGTCTCGAGCATCGCTGGTAGATTGTCTATTATAGGTGGCGGCTACAGCATCTCCAAGTACGGCATAGAGGCCTTCTCGGACTCCCTCAG ACCTCTGAACTCCGTGCcttctgcctgtctgtctcccaggAGGGAGCTTGCCCCCTTTGGGGTGAAGGTGGCTATAATTGAGCCTGGTGCCTTCAAGACAAACATGAACAACACCGAGAGGATTTTGCTGAATGTACAGGCGGTGTGGGACCGGGCCCGACCTGAGATCAAGGAGATCTATGGCGAGAAGTATCTGGCATCCT ACCTGAAACTACTATCTTCACGGCTTTTGCCAGAATGCAAGGAGAATCTGTCAGAGGTGACAGACTGCATGGAGCATGCGCTGACCGCCTGCCACCCCCGCACCCGCTACTCAGCTGGCTGGGACGCCAAACTCTTCTACCTCCCCATGAGCTACATGCCCACCTTCCTGGGGGACACCATCCTCACCTGGGTCCTCCCAAGGCCAGCCAAAGCCCTGTGA
- the LOC142873387 gene encoding retinol dehydrogenase 16-like isoform X2: MWLYLAVLVGLYYLVRWHRERQVVSHLRDKYVFITGCDSGFGNLLARQLDMRGMRVLAACLTEKGAEQLRAQTSDRLETVTLDVTKTESISAAAQWVKERVGDRGLWGLVNNAGISEPSALNEWLTKQDFVTTLDVNLLGMIEVTLSLLPLVRKARGRVVNVSSIAGRLSIIGGGYSISKYGIEAFSDSLRRELAPFGVKVAIIEPGAFKTNMNNTERILLNVQAVWDRARPEIKEIYGEKYLASYLKLLSSRLLPECKENLSEVTDCMEHALTACHPRTRYSAGWDAKLFYLPMSYMPTFLGDTILTWVLPRPAKAL; the protein is encoded by the exons ATGTGGCTGTACCTGGCTGTCCTCGTGGGCCTGTACTACCTTGTGCGTTGGCACCGGGAGAGGCAGGTGGTGAGCCACCTCCGAGACAAGTACGTCTTCATCACGGGCTGTGACTCTGGCTTCGGGAACCTGCTGGCCAGACAGCTGGACATGCGTGGCATGAGGGTGCTGGCTGCGTGTCTGACGGAGAAGGGGGCCGAGCAGCTGAGAGCCCAGACGTCAGACAGGCTGGAGACGGTGACTCTGGATGTCACCAAGACGGAGAGCATCTCTGCAGCTGCCCAGTGGGTGAAGGAGCGTGTAGGGGACAGAG gaCTCTGGGGCCTGGTGAACAACGCTGGCATCTCCGAGCCCTCGGCCCTCAACGAGTGGCTGACCAAACAAGACTTTGTGACCACACTGGATGTGAACCTGCTGGGGATGATCGAGGTGACTCTGAGCCTGCTGCCCTTAGTGAGGAAGGCGAGGGGCCGCGTGGTCAACGTCTCGAGCATCGCTGGTAGATTGTCTATTATAGGTGGCGGCTACAGCATCTCCAAGTACGGCATAGAGGCCTTCTCGGACTCCCTCAG gAGGGAGCTTGCCCCCTTTGGGGTGAAGGTGGCTATAATTGAGCCTGGTGCCTTCAAGACAAACATGAACAACACCGAGAGGATTTTGCTGAATGTACAGGCGGTGTGGGACCGGGCCCGACCTGAGATCAAGGAGATCTATGGCGAGAAGTATCTGGCATCCT ACCTGAAACTACTATCTTCACGGCTTTTGCCAGAATGCAAGGAGAATCTGTCAGAGGTGACAGACTGCATGGAGCATGCGCTGACCGCCTGCCACCCCCGCACCCGCTACTCAGCTGGCTGGGACGCCAAACTCTTCTACCTCCCCATGAGCTACATGCCCACCTTCCTGGGGGACACCATCCTCACCTGGGTCCTCCCAAGGCCAGCCAAAGCCCTGTGA